The DNA region GGGGCAACTATTTTTGCGACGCACGAATTTTCGACATCCTCCTCCTTTCCCTTCGTATTGGGAACTCGGGAAGCCCGGAGCCGCAATGGCTTCCATCCCTCATTCCGCCTGCGCTTTCCCTGCTACCCAGCTCAAGTTTTCGTCGTACCAAACCCATCTGCTCTTCTTCCGCAGCAGAAGTTCCAATTCCTTGTGTTCGGCGCAAGCCTCTCCTGCTGACCAAAATCCTGAACAAGAACAGCCGCCCCCAGAGGCGGTGAAGCTTGCCTTCTCCAAAGCCAAAGCCTACAAGAAAGCCAAAAAGCCTACTCCAACTGTGGAATCCGACCTCTCCCCTAGACTTAGTGATACTGAGTTAGCCGATGAAGCTGCCGCTGAATCTCCTCCAGAAATCCCCACCGCAGTTAAGCTCGCGATGGAGCGAGCTAAGAAATACAAAAAGAACAAAGCAGGTGCTACAATGGAGTCTGGTAAGTGTTTGTGATGTAACATTATGTTTATTGCAGTTAGGGCGCTATCATATGGTAAATGTTGGTGGTTTTAGTTGCTGTATTGGTTTCTCTTTTCTGGTTCTGGAAGAAATTTTTGTATTTCAGAAATTAGCTAAGCTTTCATCTCCTTTTGTTTGTGTATAGGAAACATAGAGATGAAAAATGTTTttgattgaaataaaatattctaTGATGATGATCATCATCAACTTCATGCTGTGTAAGTCGCAACTCTGGGATTTGCTGACTGAATCTTCTGTTGATTCTATCGTTAGTCGATTGTTAACTCACCATTAATCGACTTGACCAAGTTCTAGTTGACTGTAAACCTCAAACCAGGCAATTGTGGTATAGTTGAATTTAGGGTAATAATAATCGATTGATGGAAATGGTTTAAGCCTACTACACAACAATTGACAAATAACATAGTGTAGACAACATGTACTAAAGTGGATGACAAGGTCACTCGACTGGTGCACAATAATCTACTGATAACATAGTGAACAACGACGTGTATAACCGAAGCAGATGATGAGGTAGTGATCCAGAGGATTTAGTTATGAGATTTTATTTGGTTTAGTCGATTGATGGTAAATAATTAGTGGACTAATTAGCGAAAGAACAAGTTCAGTTTCAGGAGAGATATGCCAGGTGTCATGGAGGAGTGGATTGATAATCAACGAACAATCAGATCCACTAATGTGAAAGAGTCAAGTCGAATGATCAACTACAAGAAGTTGATTGGTCACTCGCGAACAAGAGGCTTGTAAAAGCTGATCTAATGGAGATTTCAATAACAATGCTTGTGATTGGTTCCAAAGAAAGTGTTGTGGTATTCTAGAGCCTTCCTGAGCAATCTACAATGACCAAAAATCAACCAAGCTATTTTTCTTGTGTAACTTTTATTATCCTTGCATTTCTTTTTGTTATTCGGTTGTACTTTTGTATTTCTTTGTGTTTGCTATAAAGAAATAGGAATTGTAAAAGGTTTCTTTACCTCTGGAAGGTgttcaaagaaaagaaaatatagtGATGTTTCTAGTAgtaatccactaatagatcatatAGTCCTTGGAGTAGGAACTGAGGATTTCAAACCACGTAAGCTTGCATTCTTCCGTGCTTGTGTTCTTCACATTTGtttatttttctagatttttgtCGTGTACTAACATTTTTGTAGAAGAGCAAAATTAAACAAACGTTAAAAATTATATGCACCTATTCACCTGTCTCTAGCCGCAACAACACAATCCAGAGCTTCCTATACATGGAGTAAGAGATGATCTTTTTAAGTTTTATGCATGAATGTTTATCATTAATAGTTTCATAATGTGCTAATTAGGGATTTTCCTATACCTCCTATTTATGTTTACCTATACGATTTCGATACCGTATCGTGTCAtgctaaaatttattaattaaaaatattttttaacataaatataaaaaattaaaaatacaaaaaataaaaagaaaaaaaattgtggGATTGTTGTGCCCTCGCGAGCCCACAGAGGTCGCTATGGGATGGCGGAGTCCTTGTGACCCCGTTACACTGCCACCCTGCAGATTTCGCTGTGGGATCGTGATGGCTATGGTGCCCGGGTGGCGAGCAGATGACAAATTCTACCAGTGCCACCCAACATGAtatgaaattttaaaccatgatgtctacaatatttttttttgagttCTTGGTGCTTAGCATTTAAGGAACAAATGAGTAATATTGAATTTCTAATCAGTTGCACTCATTCTCTAGCTATTCTAAGCCATTTTTAACAAATTGGTTTATAATATACAACAAACACTTTGAATATGAAAATAACCTACCATTCAAAAGAATAAATTTGGGTTGACACTAACAATAGCAACATTATTTGATGCATTATAATTTAGATGTTATTGAGAAAGTCTTATCATTTATGCCCCTTGTAAGTGATGCTATATGTGTTAGTAGATATGTCGACATTGTGGAGGATATTCTTGTTGGTGCAGTCGACCTCTaggtttttgatgtttgataatatacctAAGTCGGGTCAATTTGACCAAGGTTCATCCAAACAGGACTTGGTGTTTGGAAGAGAagagtctagtcaggactagatgacaaGCAAAGGTAAAGTCCTATCCAAAGGATAGGTAGGTGAGAAGTCCTGATGactgaagccagaccctagtgagtgaagctaagtagtggaagtcctggcgagtgaagctggaccctagtgagtgaagttgggtggtggaagtcctggtgagtgaagtcgggccctagtgagagaagttaggtggaggaagtcctagtgagtgaagctaggcaaccctaggaggagaTAACTCTAGGTTATATGTGACCAACTGGTTTCCGGTCGTGACTAGCGAATCTTGAACTTTGTTAACActgttttactttactattttatttattgtgctaactcggTATTGCagggaagtccaactaggtcaacgggccgaccgaatggctgacacgaagtctagactggtcgacaggctgaccggatgtctggcaaaaggtaagtgaaagtaagtactggaggagagtgactgtgaggacgcgtcccaattgagggacagtaggcgtcgatccagtttaggtccatttgggatccctagactaggtccatttgggatccctagacTGAgacttgactagttcctggtcctgggaggacatgaactaattattctattttttatattgtgctaacacttgtcttgcaggatatTTTGGACTAATACATTTGTTGCAtggcaagaaagcaagcaaagaagcaaagTTGTCTTCGGGTGAACAATatccgaaggtgccttccatggctttgGAAGGCGTCTcggtactattcatagaaggcgccttccatggctatggaaggcgccttccattggaTGAGATTTGGCCGAAGTCAAGGATAAGCACCGATCACTTCGAGATTgattttgcctcattggaggtgccttccatgcttacGGAATGCGCCTTCCAAGGTAGTTTTGAGGAGGCATTGGATCATCAAGAATATTCGAGCTACTACGCGTACATTTGAGCTTCCGATTGCTTCCGGTTACTGCTGCTACTCTACAGTGAAGTTGCTGAGTCCGACGACTGCTCCTAGGAGTTCCGATCGCGCCCGTCAGACAAACATCAACACGAAGTGCTCCATTACCATTTCTAAAAGTgttgataatatttattttctgtatttaatttctacaaaaggacaagtgcagtgtgttgcacttgacctaaGTCTCttatactcgattctctctttcgagggtaccggaagaggtttgtagtggattgcccatcaataggtccgcgggacctgggccttggagtaggagtcgtcgaagactccgaaccaagtaaaaattacttgtgtttttTTGGTGTTTGAAttcttactttccgctgcgtactttgcttttaacttttaaaagaaaacgagtttttcaaaaccatgtgagcatcacgatccaacaattctAAACATTTAAAACTAACAATTCTTTTTTGATACACCCAATACTATTGCACAATTCACTCATTTTATTTATGTATATCTTAGATTTGAATTGATCGTATATGTTACACAGATGGAATAAAGCATTCCACCTCTTAAACTATGGAATGAGTGAGACGAGATGACCAATTCTTCTGAATGTCTCATTCCTTCTCAAATGGTTCATCTATATATCGCAATGAAATCATGGGGGGAATATAGCATTTCCATTCCATTTCATTCCACCCTACCAAACATAACGTAATTCATGTAAAGTAGAACCCTGtctgaaaatataaaaatttagtcaattaaaaaattaagattaTCTTATAAATTCTATACGCCATGAAACAACCAAAAGCTAATAATTGACCTTTCTCCATAGATCAAAAAAAGATGAAACTGCCAGATTCAAGGAAGGGCATTGAAGAGAAAAGCACATCAAAAAAGAGTAATCTGAAAGTATCTCGTATTGATTTTTTGGGGCTTGATTTTGCGGAGAAGAAAGCATATAGAGGAATGCCACCTGGCTTGACTCCAACTGTAGAACCACTTGTGGATGGAGATTTCCCTGAGGTGGAACTTATTGTTGGGGATCCTAGCAAGTTTGAGACTGCCAGGCCATTAGAAACAGTTAATCAAGAGAAGAATGATGATAACACAGTATGTTATAAGCCCAAGGTTTCTACATGGGGAGTTTTTCCAAGACCAAACAACATTTCTAAAACGGTATGACATCTTGTGTGCTATTTATTGGAACTTAAATAGTTTGATGCTTTTAATGGTGCACTGTTATCTATTTTTCCTTTGTTTGCTTGTTGATAAGGCCTAATCCAACGAATATTTTTATGTGACATATTTCCATCATTTTCCTTAAGTAACTACTGCTTATGGCAAATCTGGTTGCCAAGTTGAATAAACAAATTGGCCCATTGACTTTGGTAATTTAATCACTTTGGAGATAGTACTATGTGGTGATCTTCTTTAACTATAATCAGATATTGTATTTGAGCCTTGCTTTATTTTAGTGGTTTAGGCTTTAGATTCCATTCAAATAATTTCAAGATTAACTTTGCAATATCTTGTTCTTCATCTTgagaatcttacaaagaaattaaaTCCACTTAGAAGTTTGGTAATTGATAATGTAGGGTTGGAACACAATAGATTAAATTAGTCTGCCAAATTTATTAATTATGCTTAGACTATAATGTGGGTTGTAGCTAGATTAGCAAAATTATCTCAGTCGAAGCCGAGAAGGGGCTATTACAGTTTGCCTAGGTTTCCATAGTTTCAGTTGTGGTGCCTTTTAGGCTATTAAATTCAACAGAGGTCAGGACCATTCCATCTTAGGTGAATCAATCTTTGGGGTGATAGGGTCAATTCTTTGAAACTGAACTTTGATTTTTTGAGTTCAAAAATGTAGTTATAGAGAGTTTGGTCTTGCTCAAGGTGGTTATGGCTCCACCAAGGCGAGTGAGTAAAGGGGCTAGCTTACCAAGGGGGACTTGAGAGCACACAACTCTTTTTGTCTCTCTTGTTCTTTACTATCGAACTAACACTCTCAATGGATGACAGTTACTCTCTCAAAGCTACCAAAAGTTTCTGATAATATTGTAGCATCGCCTATTTATAACCCAAGCGTATAAATGCCGCCCTTGTGCCAAATATCACTCCTTCGGTGGGTCTGTCTATTTTACTTTGGACCTCTGAGGGTCTACTCTGGTGATGAATACGAGATATACATATGACATCCATCGATAATAACCAGTGAAAATGACAGTTTTCTCTCCTATTAATACTCCCCCCTCGCCTTGAATTGCAAGGGGAGGTGGGCTTTCAGAGGTTAAGGTGACGCAAAACACATATTAATGGTGACGATTGTTTGACAAGGCAAAGAGGATCTCTAATGATTGCAGAGCATCTCAAAAACTTTGTAAAATCACTCTCGAATGGACCATTCCTTTCTTTTTGAAATCACTGCCTCCTTataattcttcttctcttctgctttcttgttctGCTCTGTTGATTACAACTGTGCTCTGGCTCGTGGGTCGTCTCCACAGGTTTTTCTGTCTCCTTTGAGTCTTGGTTCATCTGAACCTGGTGTGTGTTTTCCACAATTGCACTCAACATCTTGTCCGAGCTTCACAAGGAGCTTCAACATGCCAATTGATTAGCAAGCTAGATCAATACCTTCACCTATCTTCTGATTATAAGGGAGTCCAACCTTGAGGTTGTCAGGCTTCTGGAGTCTCCATGTTCACACCACATCATGTGTCTTTGTCATTTCCTTTCTTCCTTGCATGCTTTTGACTTGTTTCCTTTTTCTGCTTAGATGTAGTTTTATTTGATGGACTAcatagaagccaattttgaagaAGAGAAACCAAATGCCCCACCTTAGAGCGAAAACTTTGAGTTTAGGGGAATTTCCACCAGATTGAGACCTGCAACTTTCTTCCAAGGATGCTTGGCAACAAAATTCTTTTGCATAGGTGATCTCCACCTGATTCTTCAAGACCCAACCCTTGCCTCGACTAAGTGCCCTTGAAGCTGGTCAAAGTGCCAGGATTGTGGGCTAAAGCACCCATCTTTGGTTGATGTAGAGCCTCATAGTGCTATCCTTCTTTGCAAAGAAGTCTTGTGCTCCCCAAGGAGAATGTTTAGTCGAATAAAACCTTTATCTGATGGTTCTTACGACTACTTCAGTTCTTCTAGCTCTCTTGGCCATTCATTATGGTGCTTTTGAGATAGGAGCAGTTCTCGGTAGAAGTTAGTGAACTCCGTTTGCCTATCTCTGGGCAGATCTGTTAAGTTTTTAAGAAAGACATCAAGGAATTTTCAAGGAATAGGCATGTAagcatgtgttatggatttctaTTCTCTTTTGGTGTACATTTTTTCATTTGAATTATCTGATGTGGATAGATGTTACCATGGTGTTGgatttatatttttgtattattctttCCTATGCTTATGATGCATCCACTGTGTGcgtgtttttttatatataaaaagtgGTGAGGTTATTTTATTTCAGGAGCCATAGGTTTGGCTTTTGAGCTTTTTAAAAATTGCAATGTGTTTCCCTCGGATATAGTCAGTCGCCCATGGTGCATGATAACATTATTCCCTTATATCTGTCATACTACAATtatcaatattttcatttctATTATATTTGTAGGGAACTATAATGTTTAATGCTGAAACATTGTGCTAGTTCTTAAAAAGTTACACTTCGTGATGACACTTATATTTTCTCCTTCATGTTTAGTTTGGCGGAGGAAGAAATATCCAACCTGGTGAGATGCTTGAAACTTCAGAAAATAAAGTAGCTAAACAAAAGCACACTCAGGAGCTGTTAGCAGCCTACAAAAGTAAGATGGGATTGACAATTGATTATAAAAAAAGAGTCGAGTGTGAGAAGGTATCTGTTGAAAGCTCATAACTTTTTCTTCCCTAATGATTCTGATTGTGTACTATTCCTTTTGCTGTAGAAGTGCCTATGTTCAAATTCAGGATTCTTACTCCTATGCACCTTTTGAAGCTTACATCTGTTTGTTAATGACTTGTATTCCTCATTACGAGAGTTCAAACTTTCTTGGGGATAAATGCAATTGTTTTAGtataaaaaagggcagcccggtgcacgaagctcgagccgtgcggggtcccggggaaggatccattgtacgcagccttaccctattttttgcaagaggctgtttttaggattcgaacccgtgaccttttggtcacatggtaaTAATTTTACCGTTGCGCTAAGACTCCCGTTCTTGTTTTAGTATAGAAtaacataattaattattttttaaaaattggatTCTTATTCTCATGCGCACATATATAGGTTATGATGAGTTCAATGTACTTCTGCACAAGTAAACTTGCAACACAAAACCAACTGATCTAGAACTCACCTCAAGATATAGATATCAATTATGTCGTTCATGTTCTctaaaagtaaagaaaaaaaaaaatcaaactaggTGGCTTGTGTATGCATGTAATTCTTCCTTAAAATTCAGAGATTGGTGCTCTAGTGATCTGAAACGGTATGATTGGAACAAATTCACCACCTTAAGGATAAACAACATCACCTCAAGGATAAGAATTCTGATTTAGTTCATGAATGTTCCCAAGAGATAAGAAATCACGTGGCAAATACATAGTATTTTTTCTCAACTCAAAGATAGATTAAGTCTTGCAAAATTTGACTCCCTCTTATACTTAACATCCCCAGGAATAGGAAGTCATGCATCATTCATACAATAAACTAAAGTTCCAACTTCCAAGACAACACAAAGCACAACACACCTAAGGCCAACTACAACTACCAACACGTGTGCAAAATACAAGTATCAACACACCTTAATTAAGAGTCTTTCTTTCAATTAGCAAAGATAGAGATAAGACCAACTGTTATGTTTCTAATTAACTTCATACTTAATTGAAACATTAAAGTAAATAGTGGGTtggttaaaaaattaagtttcggTCTTTGAGTATTTCATGAACCATTGCTCCAAAATTAGACTCCATTGGACTCTTGCTGGTCAAATTCTCATTAGACTTGGACGGTCCAAGTGCATCATTTTCCCTTGGTTGAGGACTCATCCTCGAGTCTTTTGGCTCATCATCTTCATACGGAGAAAGATTTGAAACATTAAAGTAGATGAAACTACGTAGTCGCCGAGAAACTCCACTTTATAAGCATTGTCATTAAAGAATCTTGAAAGGTCCATCACCTTGGAGTTGAAGATTAACAAACTTTCTGTTAGGAAAGTGTTCCTTTCTCAAATGAATTCACACCAGCTCTCCTTCCTTAAACACAACTTGGTTTCAGTGCTTATCAACCTACTTTTTATACTTTTCAGATTGTTTCAAAATCTTATCTTTCACTTGCTCATGAATCTTCTTAATAAATTTAGCTCTTTCATCAACTTCTCCATTAATGTGATTAGCAATGTGAATAGGAGATAAATCCAAAGGGCCAATAGGGTTCAAAGGAAGTGGAAAATCAGAATCCTTTTGGCATTGATGACGATCGTAGTGATGAGGAGTAAGATCACCAAAAGCAAAGAAGGCTGGCAAGGAGATGTGAAGGTGATATGAAGGTTGAACTCCTGGAATTTGATGGCAATGCAAGGTGTTGCTTTTATCGATTGGTTATATATTGTTGAAAGAAATTTTGAATTCAAGGAATTTCGGAGCAAGGAAGGTGAAATTGGTGGCTATTAAACTGAAAGGCTATGCTTCACTTTGGTGGGAAAACAAATGAGTAGAGAAGAGAGGGGGGCCTATTCAGACTAGGGAGAAAATAAAGCGGGGATTATAGACAAGATAACTATATGAAGTTCTAAAATTTCAAGCAATACACTTGCTTGTGGAAGGGGATATAAGAGAATTTGGGTATTTAATGGTCAGATGTGAAATTAGAGAACTTAAGAATGAAGTCAAGGATGGAGGAATGATGCAA from Zingiber officinale cultivar Zhangliang chromosome 4B, Zo_v1.1, whole genome shotgun sequence includes:
- the LOC121975047 gene encoding uncharacterized protein LOC121975047 isoform X3, translating into MASIPHSACAFPATQLKFSSYQTHLLFFRSRSSNSLCSAQASPADQNPEQEQPPPEAVKLAFSKAKAYKKAKKPTPTVESDLSPRLSDTELADEAAAESPPEIPTAVKLAMERAKKYKKNKAGATMESDQKKMKLPDSRKGIEEKSTSKKSNLKVSRIDFLGLDFAEKKAYRGMPPGLTPTVEPLVDGDFPEVELIVGDPSKFETARPLETVNQEKNDDNTVCYKPKVSTWGVFPRPNNISKTFGGGRNIQPGEMLETSENKVAKQKHTQELLAAYKSKMGLTIDYKKRVECEKSELHGQAALQWSICQDSLSRPEDARAMYERLQSHPNALVRKRAKHFAFSFQAMEVMKVSRSSAFPRETGYESYFDAFVDGKDNYIHNKDEEDDSAVKEGLPYILFLLSPIVFIFFLAARKAFGF
- the LOC121975047 gene encoding uncharacterized protein LOC121975047 isoform X2; translated protein: MASIPHSACAFPATQLKFSSYQTHLLFFRSRSSNSLCSAQASPADQNPEQEQPPPEAVKLAFSKAKAYKKAKKPTPTVESDLSPRLSDTELADEAAAESPPEIPTAVKLAMERAKKYKKNKAGATMESDQKKMKLPDSRKGIEEKSTSKKSNLKVSRIDFLGLDFAEKKAYRGMPPGLTPTVEPLVDGDFPEVELIVGDPSKFETARPLETVNQEKNDDNTVCYKPKVSTWGVFPRPNNISKTFGGGRNIQPGEMLETSENKVAKQKHTQELLAAYKSKMGLTIDYKKRVECEKALMEGNRFMDLGRLREALPFYEKIMKNLVFQSELHGQAALQWSICQDSLSRPEDARAMYERLQSHPNALVRKRAKHFAFSFQAMEVMKVSRSSAFPRETGYESYFDAFVDGKDNYIHNKDEEDDSAIWSILIGSSLRSFRTIQDICN
- the LOC121975047 gene encoding uncharacterized protein LOC121975047 isoform X1 — protein: MASIPHSACAFPATQLKFSSYQTHLLFFRSRSSNSLCSAQASPADQNPEQEQPPPEAVKLAFSKAKAYKKAKKPTPTVESDLSPRLSDTELADEAAAESPPEIPTAVKLAMERAKKYKKNKAGATMESDQKKMKLPDSRKGIEEKSTSKKSNLKVSRIDFLGLDFAEKKAYRGMPPGLTPTVEPLVDGDFPEVELIVGDPSKFETARPLETVNQEKNDDNTVCYKPKVSTWGVFPRPNNISKTFGGGRNIQPGEMLETSENKVAKQKHTQELLAAYKSKMGLTIDYKKRVECEKALMEGNRFMDLGRLREALPFYEKIMKNLVFQSELHGQAALQWSICQDSLSRPEDARAMYERLQSHPNALVRKRAKHFAFSFQAMEVMKVSRSSAFPRETGYESYFDAFVDGKDNYIHNKDEEDDSAVKEGLPYILFLLSPIVFIFFLAARKAFGF